One window of the Macrobrachium nipponense isolate FS-2020 chromosome 22, ASM1510439v2, whole genome shotgun sequence genome contains the following:
- the LOC135198242 gene encoding zinc finger MYM-type protein 1-like — MKSLNFPLLARFDPVMKQHIERVESGQFSHSSYLGNVIQNKLIASISGKIMDTVVTEIKQFKYYSVILDCTPDVSHQEQMSVTIRTVKMDKAPEIKEHFTGFLIASETTGLGLSQLILKTLMELNIPFDDCKGQSYDNGANTKGRNKEVPARLLDKNPRALHFMFHGVYIP, encoded by the coding sequence ATGAAAAGTTTAAATTTCCCTTTGCTTGCTAGATTTGATCCTGTCATGAAGCAGCACATTGAGCGTGTTGAGAGTGGCCAGTTCAGTCATTCCAGCTATCTTGGAAATGTCATCCAAAATAAACTTATTGCCTCAATCAGTGGGAAAATAATGGACACAGTGGTGACTGAGATTAAACAGTTCAAATATTATTCAGTCATTTTGGACTGTACTCCCGATGTAAGCCACCAAGAACAGATGTCAGTCACCATAAGGACTGTTAAAATGGACAAAGCACCAGAAATCAAAGAACATTTTACGGGATTTCTTATAGCTTCTGAAACAACAGGTCTTGGTTTGTCACAATTGATTTTGAAGACCCTAATGGAGTTGAATATTCCCTTTGATGATTGCAAAGGACAATCATATGATAATGGTGCCAACACGAAAGGGAGGAACAAAGAAGTTCCAGCCAGACTTCTGGATAAGAACCCTCGTGCACTGCACTTTATGTTCCATGGGGTGTACATTCCCTAA